A window of Sphaeramia orbicularis chromosome 8, fSphaOr1.1, whole genome shotgun sequence genomic DNA:
TTTAATGTTCAACCCAAACCTTCACCCATGCAAGTATGAACAGGGTGaaagtcagtatttttttgtacattctaggatttttcttttttttttaagctctttATATGCAAATGTATGTAAAGTATTTACAACCCCCTCCATTaagtagagcaggtcatccacaAACTGATCCCTGGCTCCTGCCCACATGTTGAACCCCACCGGTGTGTTAATGTGACACATTGTAAAGTACTGTGGACGCCTACTTCACAAATACAAGTTAATTTCACTAAAATCCAGCAAAATAACCATTTGTGCTTTTCCTAGTGATAGCCCTTGCACCAGGTTAATTTAAATAAGTCATTTATTTTTAGAATTTAATGAGTTATGAGTCttttactgtttatttcttttatctggtaaatatatatattttttaactggTCCCTTGGCTTCCTCACATTTAGCAAAAGTGGCCCCTGGGTAAAGCCAGTGGAGTGTCCCTGCTTTGCACAGAAGATAGATGAGGCTAATGTTTTGCAGGTCAGACCACTAAGTGTCGGCTCGGTGCTGCCCTCTAGAGGCTGCGCATGAATAAGGTCTCCGCAGGCCCTCTGGCACAGATTGCTTCCGCACATCAAGAGAACTTCAGCTCAACTACCAGGGCTCCGTCTCAGCTCTTAGTGGACCACTAGGATATTTATCAAATCTGTGAATGTTATCAACAAGAGACCCATTCTGAAGCCTACATGTTGTAaatgcagagcttgatgacaccATCTGCAGCAGACATTTGGACTTTGACATCAGGAACATTACTGcttctgcaaatatttcagaaatgggGCGGGGTCTCATTTGCATTTTAattgaattatatttttccaagaCATAATAGGTTTAAGTCCAGCGTAGGTTAACCTTCATATGAGCATCTCCATCATATCCCATCCCCCCTCTGCTCTGGCTACAGTTCAGCTCTATGTTCCTCCTTTTTCAGATGTCTCTGCCTTGCCCATTTCAGGATCCTCACAAGAACAGCTTTGTGAATATTTGTTTGCTGACACAAGCTCACCCTGCAGCTTTCATGCAGCCTGACGCTTCCTGTGTTTCTAGAGGACACTTCATAACACATCATGACAGATTTCAACAGAATTTCAAAATTTTATTTGAACTTATGTTAACACACAACTGTTAAAATGTTCACTATGAAATTTCCTTTCTGCAAAACAGTTGCAAGGTGAACCAATTTGATGAAATGTAGAATTCAGTTTTGCGGGGGAAAAAATACAAcatacattgttttgttttgttcaaaatGAAACAGTGCATGTCAATATACCTACGAAGTTGaccaaggaaacaaacaaaatagcCTCGTCGTATTGTCAAATACATTCTCTTTATAAAAAAAGAATCTGATTTTTGAAATATGTacatttcttctggaaaaaaattAACAGGACACCTTTGCAGTCCAAATAGAAAAGAAACGTCAAATATTGCATTGCAATGCAAGACTTCAATGTCCAGATGACAAACTGATTACAGAGAACATGATGACGACTTATTTTAAAAATGCAGTAGTCCCATATTTGTTTTACCTTTCTCAAAGTGGGCTTTCCCCACGTGACGTGTGTCCTTTAGTTGGTAACGACTTGGCCCCTGTCTTCGCTCGGCTGGTTCTGCAGGAGGAGCTCCGAGTTCTGGGCCCTCAGTCTCTCCAGTTCCCTCTCCAGCTCTCGGAGCCGGGCCAGGGAGCTCTCCACGGTCGGACCCCCGGGCTCCATGGCGCGTCTCAGCTGGTTGTTCTCCTCCTCCAGGCGGGACATGCACTTCTCCAGCTCCAGGTACTCCTGCACCAGCTCCTGCTTGGTCATGTTCTGCAGGCTCTCGACGTGGTACATCTCGTAGGTCTCGGAAAAGTCTCTCTGGAGAAACTCTCCACCTGCGTTCCCGGGCCTCCCGATGCCGTCGCTGCCTTCTCCGCTGCCGTCGTCGTCGTCCTCCTCGTCGTTTTCGAACAGGTCCTCCTCACTGCCCGTGTCCTCCAGCCGGCCGCCGACCACCGACTGCCGCCTGGACTCGGTGTTCAGATCCGGCTCCTCTCGGTCGTGCTCGTCCATCAGGAACTGGGTGGTGTTGTAGGGGGCCACCGGGAGCCCTTTGGCGAACATCTCCTCTCTCATCCGGGAGGCTCTGGCCGTCTCCCTCTCCTCCAGGGCTTTCTTTTCCTCCCAGGAAAGTTTGAAGTAAGGCTTCCAGTGGCGCTTCTTCCTGGAGGTCCGACGCCTGTGTCTCTTCTTCCCCAGACGCGCGTCTAAGCCCGTGTCTGAGTCGATGTGCAAACTGTCCTCCTGGACCTCACTCAGGCTCTCCTGCAGGGGTCTGTCCTCTCCGTTCCCGTGTGCGCGGTGGTTCTCCCCGCCTGCTGGATATCCATCAGGTTTCTTGTGAGGCTGAGCTGCGATCGGGCACTTTGGAAGCTCGTTTCCGGCTGCTAAGGCAGGGCACACCTCCCTCTGTCCGCCTTTCATTTGCCATAACTTGTCTGTGTTGATATCCCTTTCACAGTTCTccgcctgctgctgctgcttgtcTCTCTGGCGCCCCCTATCGCCGTTCTCCGGTCCTCCACGGTTGCTGGTTGGGAGATGCTCCAAAAGGTCTCCGCTGCTCCCACCTGATGGGCTGCCTGAAGTTTTCAGGTGATGGCTCTGCTCGGCTGACTCTGACATCCTGCTGATCGACTCTGAAGGTTCGACTTTAACGCATTTTTAATGGCGCTGTAGCTCTCAAAGCGGAGCTATAAAACTTCTTTAAAAGACGTTAAACTTAATTTTAAACTTATTTCGAAATAAGTCTGAATCACTGAACAGAGTCTTACATTGGAAACTATCTCCCGGTAACTAAAAGTAAACTTCCGAACAGTAAACACTTGTTACTCCACCAAGGGTTTGTCAAAGCAACTGTCGCTAACTACCATTAACTGTTTCGATGCTGTCAGAGCTGCCGTTCACCCATAGACTGCGTTTCGCCGTCACAACAGTGTCCAGTGTGCTGCTCAAGAAGAGGGAGCTCGTGTTTATATAGCAGCTCCGCCTCCAGCAGCGCGCATGCTGCTGCTTGATGTGCCCGGTGGATTGTGG
This region includes:
- the hexim1 gene encoding protein HEXIM1; amino-acid sequence: MSESAEQSHHLKTSGSPSGGSSGDLLEHLPTSNRGGPENGDRGRQRDKQQQQAENCERDINTDKLWQMKGGQREVCPALAAGNELPKCPIAAQPHKKPDGYPAGGENHRAHGNGEDRPLQESLSEVQEDSLHIDSDTGLDARLGKKRHRRRTSRKKRHWKPYFKLSWEEKKALEERETARASRMREEMFAKGLPVAPYNTTQFLMDEHDREEPDLNTESRRQSVVGGRLEDTGSEEDLFENDEEDDDDGSGEGSDGIGRPGNAGGEFLQRDFSETYEMYHVESLQNMTKQELVQEYLELEKCMSRLEEENNQLRRAMEPGGPTVESSLARLRELERELERLRAQNSELLLQNQPSEDRGQVVTN